In Zea mays cultivar B73 chromosome 7, Zm-B73-REFERENCE-NAM-5.0, whole genome shotgun sequence, the following proteins share a genomic window:
- the LOC100191359 gene encoding manganese-dependent ADP-ribose/CDP-alcohol diphosphatase isoform X2 has product MMAKANGAVHASTKEPLFSFGVIADVQYADIPDGRSFLGVPRYYRHSITVLQRAVNRWNEQGNIKFSINFGDIIDGYCPKDKSLWAVQKVLDEFDKFDGPTYHMIGNHCLYNLPRSQLVSLLKIATDSDRAYYDFSPCPGFRIVVLDAYDFSCLGWPHDHPVTIAAMKLLDEKNPNTDKNSPDGLVGVDRRFVKFNGAVGKEQVSWLNDVLQDASTQHQNVIICSHLPMDPGASSPAALMWNYDEVMAIVHQYNCVKACFAGHDHKGGHSVDSHGVHHRTLEAALECPPGTSAFGHVEVYPNRLLLVGFDRMADTEVRF; this is encoded by the coding sequence ATGATGGCTAAGGCCAATGGAGCAGTCCATGCATCCACGAAGGAACCCTTGTTTTCTTTTGGTGTCATAGCTGATGTTCAGTATGCTGATATCCCAGATGGTCGCTCATTCCTCGGTGTCCCAAGATACTACCGCCATAGCATCACTGTCCTCCAAAGGGCCGTCAACAGGTGGAACGAACAAGGCAACATCAAGTTCTCAATCAATTTTGGTGACATTATTGATGGCTACTGCCCAAAGGACAAATCATTGTGGGCGGTGCAGAAGGTCCTTGATGAATTTGACAAGTTTGATGGCCCGACATATCACATGATTGGCAACCACTGCCTGTATAACCTTCCGCGCAGCCAGCTGGTGTCTCTGCTTAAGATTGCAACAGATTCTGATCGTGCCTATTATGACTTCTCGCCATGCCCTGGGTTCAGAATCGTTGTTCTGGATGCTTATGACTTCAGTTGCCTTGGCTGGCCCCATGATCACCCTGTGACTATAGCAGCAATGAAGCTCCTGGATGAGAAGAATCCAAACACTGATAAGAACAGCCCTGATGGTCTGGTTGGTGTTGATAGGCGGTTCGTGAAGTTCAATGGTGCAGTTGGCAAGGAGCAGGTGTCCTGGCTCAATGATGTCCTCCAGGACGCATCGACGCAACATCAAAATGTCATCATATGCAGCCATCTCCCAATGGATCCCGGGGCGTCTTCCCCAGCAGCTCTGATGTGGAACTACGATGAGGTGATGGCTATTGTTCACCAGTACAACTGTGTCAAGGCCTGCTTTGCCGGTCATGACCACAAGGGTGGCCACTCTGTGGACTCACACGGTGTGCACCACCGCACCCTTGAGGCTGCCTTGGAGTGTCCTCCTGGTACCAGCGCTTTTGGTCACGTCGAAGTGTATCCTAACAGGCTGCTGCTTGTAGGTTTTGACAGAATGGCTGATACAGAGGTCCGTTTTTGA